From a region of the Paeniglutamicibacter cryotolerans genome:
- a CDS encoding DUF5998 family protein, which translates to MTSRTSAPGRDLHSALDRAGFYPRMVADVVEDALDGRDPVSHLIHLETHFDRNEVHRHITVLVLTADVLVIAHVDDQMLDDMGEQVMAQVSTETIPVSRIASVVLSYVYHQPQNYKSSDKIRELTVGMSWSGGQRIDLAPAGCGDPECDADHGYTGTSQQEDLVLRVSAEADGAGAVEDARTFAKALRRASISPAEVHAPSVAPEQRGRVGSRFARGLHQG; encoded by the coding sequence ATGACCTCCAGAACTTCGGCCCCCGGCCGCGACCTGCACAGTGCCCTGGACCGCGCGGGCTTCTACCCGCGCATGGTTGCCGACGTCGTCGAGGACGCGCTGGACGGCCGCGACCCGGTGTCGCACCTGATCCACCTCGAAACGCACTTCGACCGCAACGAGGTGCACCGCCACATTACCGTGCTGGTGCTCACCGCCGACGTGTTGGTGATAGCCCACGTCGATGACCAGATGCTCGATGACATGGGCGAACAGGTGATGGCGCAGGTGTCCACCGAAACGATTCCCGTCTCCCGGATCGCTTCCGTGGTGCTCAGCTACGTCTACCACCAGCCGCAGAACTACAAGTCGAGCGACAAGATCCGCGAATTGACGGTGGGCATGTCCTGGTCCGGCGGCCAGCGCATCGACCTGGCACCGGCCGGGTGTGGGGATCCTGAGTGCGATGCCGATCACGGCTACACCGGCACCTCGCAGCAGGAGGACCTGGTGCTGCGCGTCAGTGCCGAGGCGGACGGAGCCGGAGCCGTGGAGGACGCGCGCACGTTCGCCAAGGCCCTGCGCCGGGCCAGCATCTCACCAGCCGAGGTCCACGCGCCCTCGGTGGCACCCGAGCAGCGCGGCCGCGTCGGCTCGCGATTTGCCCGCGGCCTGCACCAGGGCTAG
- a CDS encoding alkaline phosphatase family protein produces the protein MDLPPAPPYGGATLDQVLPSAAAVLGVPGFENTLGLPAARRICVVMADGLGKSLLKSRGGHAPFLRQKLDGSRTLQAAFPTTTAVSLASFGTGLPPGRHGLVGYDVLDPERRRLVNQLGNWPEDLDPLSWQPHPTVFEAAVDHGIHVSTVSLPQFAGSRLTRAALRGGDFVQASSPQARVRSATEILAKHPSALMYCYWNELDKAGHRFGAGSRQWGEALEDLDSSMKTLAARVPAGTLLLLTADHGMVDVAQQHRIDYSQFPELLQGVEVTAGEPRGVQLHFAAEADAQTRTRVADAWRARFGKKAWVLDREAAIEHGLFGAVDDAVRPRIGDLLVLAADEVAFYDGRRAKPESFNMVGQHGSLTRAEREVPLLTLVAPRR, from the coding sequence ATGGACCTACCACCGGCACCGCCCTATGGCGGAGCGACGCTGGACCAGGTGCTGCCCAGCGCTGCGGCCGTCCTGGGCGTGCCCGGATTCGAGAACACGCTCGGGCTTCCGGCGGCCCGGAGGATCTGTGTGGTGATGGCCGACGGGCTGGGCAAATCCCTGCTGAAATCCCGCGGCGGCCATGCCCCGTTCCTGCGCCAGAAGCTGGACGGATCGCGCACGCTGCAGGCCGCGTTCCCGACCACTACTGCCGTCTCGCTGGCATCGTTCGGCACCGGGCTGCCCCCGGGACGGCACGGGCTGGTCGGCTACGACGTGCTGGATCCGGAACGCCGGCGCCTGGTCAATCAGCTGGGCAACTGGCCCGAGGACCTGGACCCGCTTTCCTGGCAGCCGCACCCCACGGTCTTCGAGGCGGCCGTGGACCACGGCATCCACGTGTCGACGGTCAGCCTGCCGCAATTCGCCGGCTCCCGGCTGACCCGGGCCGCACTCCGCGGGGGCGATTTCGTCCAGGCCTCCAGCCCGCAGGCCCGCGTGCGTTCGGCCACCGAGATCCTGGCCAAGCACCCGAGCGCGCTGATGTACTGCTATTGGAACGAGCTGGACAAGGCCGGGCACCGCTTCGGTGCCGGCTCCCGACAGTGGGGAGAAGCGCTGGAAGACCTGGACTCGTCGATGAAGACGTTGGCCGCCCGGGTGCCGGCCGGGACCTTGCTGCTGCTCACGGCCGACCACGGGATGGTCGATGTGGCGCAGCAGCACCGGATCGACTACTCGCAGTTCCCCGAGCTGCTCCAGGGAGTCGAAGTCACCGCCGGTGAACCGCGCGGGGTGCAGCTGCATTTCGCCGCCGAAGCCGATGCGCAGACCCGGACCCGCGTTGCCGATGCCTGGCGGGCCCGCTTTGGGAAAAAGGCCTGGGTGCTGGACCGCGAGGCGGCCATCGAACACGGCCTATTCGGTGCCGTGGACGATGCGGTGCGCCCGCGGATCGGCGACCTGCTGGTGCTGGCCGCCGATGAGGTGGCGTTTTACGATGGGCGTCGGGCCAAGCCCGAATCGTTCAACATGGTCGGTCAGCACGGGTCGCTGACGCGGGCCGAGCGCGAGGTCCCGTTGTTGACGCTGGTGGCGCCCCGGCGCTGA
- the sepH gene encoding septation protein SepH, translating to MRQLRLVGIHENGEELLLSSDDGSGFALPIDEALRAALIRAARADRGTPEGSVLAPREIQTRIRSGSTAAQVAAESGMPLAHVMRYEGPVMAEREYVAQQARNVEVSAPQTHEGYRAVFGEEPANLGEMVAHRLHAFGIEASSLNWDAWRTNDGAWVVVAEFDLAAANDRTNIGSIDEDTQARWSFHPARKSLQNSNRWAQVLSELEPLDAPAAGRRLTAVADSPFDVDAGADDAGFEAAVADSEELLDVLRSRRGHRLGTDEDADDQLAMMLSRGPIPSAHPRSHDLDDELSGDEDFTLVDDPEELDGLPRLYDGVSTRTSHITVVPGPGARTVGHAEPSATRPADELIPDKSDDDGPVKKKLQRRSSVPSWDEIVFGRKND from the coding sequence ATGCGTCAACTCCGACTGGTGGGCATCCACGAGAACGGCGAGGAGCTGCTGCTGAGCAGCGACGACGGATCGGGCTTTGCGCTGCCGATCGACGAGGCACTGCGTGCCGCGCTGATCCGTGCCGCCCGGGCCGACCGCGGGACCCCCGAGGGCTCCGTCCTCGCACCCCGGGAAATCCAGACCAGGATCCGCTCGGGCAGCACCGCCGCACAGGTGGCAGCCGAATCGGGAATGCCGCTGGCCCACGTGATGCGCTACGAGGGCCCGGTGATGGCCGAACGCGAATATGTGGCCCAGCAGGCCCGCAACGTGGAAGTCTCGGCCCCGCAGACCCACGAGGGCTACCGTGCCGTATTCGGCGAGGAACCGGCGAACCTCGGCGAGATGGTCGCGCACCGCCTGCACGCCTTCGGCATCGAGGCGTCCTCGTTGAACTGGGACGCCTGGCGGACCAACGACGGGGCCTGGGTGGTGGTGGCCGAATTCGACCTGGCCGCGGCCAACGACCGGACCAACATCGGGAGCATCGACGAGGACACCCAGGCGCGCTGGTCCTTCCACCCGGCACGCAAGTCGCTGCAGAACTCCAACCGCTGGGCCCAGGTGCTCAGCGAACTGGAGCCGCTTGACGCACCCGCCGCCGGCCGCCGTCTCACCGCGGTGGCGGATTCCCCCTTCGACGTGGACGCGGGGGCGGACGATGCCGGCTTCGAAGCCGCCGTCGCCGACTCCGAGGAACTGCTCGACGTGTTGCGTTCGCGCCGCGGACACCGCCTGGGCACCGACGAGGACGCCGACGACCAGCTCGCCATGATGCTCTCCCGCGGCCCGATCCCCTCCGCGCACCCGCGCAGCCACGATCTGGACGACGAGCTCTCCGGCGACGAGGACTTCACGCTCGTCGACGACCCGGAGGAGCTCGACGGGCTGCCGCGGCTCTATGACGGGGTATCAACCCGCACCAGCCACATCACGGTGGTCCCCGGCCCGGGAGCCCGCACCGTGGGCCACGCTGAACCCTCCGCCACACGCCCCGCGGACGAGCTGATCCCGGATAAGTCAGACGACGACGGGCCGGTCAAGAAGAAGCTGCAGCGCCGCTCCTCGGTGCCCAGCTGGGACGAGATCGTCTTCGGCCGCAAGAACGACTAG
- a CDS encoding DUF4193 domain-containing protein, with translation MATDYDAPRKTEEELKEASAPPELKGRRADSGSNVVDEDEAELADSYELPGADLSGEELLVHVMPAQSDEFTCASCFLVRHRSQVAREKGGMFYCKDCEG, from the coding sequence ATGGCGACCGACTACGACGCGCCGCGCAAGACCGAAGAAGAGCTCAAGGAGGCTTCCGCCCCGCCGGAACTCAAGGGGCGGCGGGCGGACTCCGGTTCCAACGTCGTCGACGAGGACGAGGCGGAGCTCGCCGACAGCTATGAGCTGCCCGGCGCCGACCTCTCCGGCGAGGAACTGCTGGTCCATGTGATGCCGGCCCAGTCCGACGAGTTCACCTGCGCCTCCTGCTTCCTGGTGCGCCACCGTTCACAGGTGGCCCGCGAAAAGGGCGGAATGTTCTACTGCAAGGATTGCGAGGGCTGA
- a CDS encoding DUF3093 domain-containing protein: MHENTSAPVSATVQYSEKLWPAWWIWIVVLGLAGTASVAFVPIGLGVGLTAGIFTLVTMLVLLMISTPSIIVTDTRVQVGRASIEREFIGAASAHRSDDAFQERGPRLNATAFMCIRGWIDPVVRIEITDERDSTPYWLTSTRRPEELVKALEFGGTPAH, encoded by the coding sequence ATGCACGAAAACACCTCAGCACCCGTGTCAGCCACCGTCCAGTACAGCGAAAAGCTGTGGCCGGCCTGGTGGATCTGGATCGTTGTCCTCGGTCTGGCCGGCACGGCCAGCGTTGCCTTCGTCCCGATCGGACTCGGCGTGGGCCTCACTGCCGGAATATTCACCCTGGTGACGATGCTCGTCCTGCTCATGATCTCCACTCCGTCCATCATTGTCACCGATACCCGGGTGCAGGTCGGCCGCGCTTCGATCGAACGTGAATTCATCGGCGCCGCCTCGGCACACCGCAGCGACGACGCGTTCCAGGAGCGCGGACCGCGCCTGAACGCCACAGCCTTCATGTGCATCCGCGGCTGGATCGACCCAGTGGTGCGCATCGAGATCACCGATGAGCGCGACTCCACCCCGTACTGGCTCACCTCCACCCGCCGCCCCGAGGAACTGGTCAAGGCCCTGGAATTCGGCGGCACCCCCGCCCACTAG
- the dut gene encoding dUTP diphosphatase, translated as MSDTTVDIALKMLDEGLEAPSYAHPGDAGADLRARVDLTLAPGQRALVPTGVALALPFGYVGLVHPRSGLATKHGLTVVNAPGTVDAGYRGEISVTLLNTDATEPIVLKRGDRIAQLVIQRVETARFIPVADLDETVRGADGFGSTGGFSQQQPLQ; from the coding sequence ATGTCCGACACCACAGTCGATATTGCCCTGAAAATGTTGGATGAGGGCCTTGAGGCCCCGTCCTACGCCCACCCCGGCGATGCCGGCGCTGACCTGCGCGCCCGCGTGGATCTCACGCTGGCTCCGGGACAGCGTGCGCTGGTGCCCACCGGTGTGGCCCTGGCGCTGCCGTTCGGTTACGTCGGCCTGGTGCACCCGCGCTCGGGCCTGGCCACCAAGCACGGGCTGACCGTCGTCAACGCGCCGGGCACCGTCGATGCCGGATACCGTGGCGAAATCTCGGTCACGCTGCTGAACACCGACGCCACCGAACCCATCGTGCTCAAGCGCGGGGACCGGATCGCGCAGCTGGTCATCCAGCGCGTGGAGACGGCCCGTTTCATCCCCGTGGCCGACCTGGACGAAACGGTGCGCGGCGCCGACGGTTTCGGGTCCACCGGGGGATTCTCCCAGCAGCAGCCGTTACAGTAA
- a CDS encoding DUF3710 domain-containing protein, which yields MIFKRKNKAEETATEKNAAGAPDAAVDSLEAAVTADGPFDGDLVKGRDGYLDLGALQIEPVPGMQLRLEVEDSTQRVIAVGLEVGGSRLQLQVFAAPKTAGLWEGISEQIAAGITEQAGSIERSTGRFGEEMLARVPSTAPDGSAGYIALRFLGIDGPRWFLRGVIGGEALTNEAESKALEDLLARVIVVRGDKPMPPAELLPLTVPAGAVAQAEESPDGLERPERGPEVTQIG from the coding sequence ATGATTTTCAAGCGCAAGAACAAGGCCGAAGAAACCGCAACCGAAAAAAATGCCGCCGGGGCTCCCGATGCCGCGGTGGATTCCCTCGAGGCGGCTGTCACCGCCGACGGGCCGTTCGATGGCGATCTGGTCAAGGGCCGCGACGGCTACCTCGACCTCGGCGCCCTGCAGATCGAGCCGGTCCCCGGCATGCAGCTGCGACTCGAGGTGGAGGACTCCACCCAACGCGTGATTGCCGTGGGCCTGGAGGTCGGTGGCTCGCGCCTGCAGCTGCAGGTCTTCGCGGCACCCAAGACCGCCGGGCTGTGGGAGGGCATCTCCGAGCAGATCGCCGCAGGCATCACCGAACAAGCAGGCTCCATCGAGCGCAGCACCGGGCGCTTCGGCGAGGAAATGCTCGCCCGCGTTCCCTCGACCGCGCCCGACGGCAGCGCCGGCTACATCGCGCTGCGCTTCCTGGGCATCGACGGGCCGCGCTGGTTCCTGCGTGGCGTCATCGGTGGAGAGGCGCTCACCAACGAGGCAGAGTCCAAGGCGCTCGAGGACCTGTTGGCCCGCGTCATCGTGGTGCGCGGCGACAAGCCGATGCCCCCGGCCGAGCTGCTGCCGCTGACCGTCCCGGCCGGAGCCGTGGCCCAGGCCGAGGAATCCCCGGACGGGCTAGAACGTCCCGAGCGCGGCCCCGAAGTCACGCAGATCGGCTAA
- a CDS encoding single stranded DNA-binding domain-containing protein, with product MPPTSTPPGGAGPVMLGALAELPERGRVVLNGYVDAITIQPGTSAPAFTAIVSDHPAPPGGRRRPAAQVRLIWLGQRRVPGIFAGSRLRCEGMVALVDGIATIHNPRYEILPDPHAASGAGARTEGRTEQP from the coding sequence GTGCCTCCAACAAGCACGCCCCCCGGCGGGGCGGGCCCGGTGATGCTCGGCGCCCTGGCCGAACTGCCCGAACGCGGGCGGGTCGTCCTGAACGGGTACGTCGACGCGATCACCATCCAGCCCGGCACCTCTGCACCGGCCTTCACCGCCATCGTCTCGGACCACCCGGCTCCACCGGGTGGCCGCCGGCGCCCCGCGGCGCAGGTGCGGCTGATCTGGCTGGGCCAGCGCAGGGTTCCGGGCATCTTCGCCGGCTCGCGGCTGCGCTGCGAGGGCATGGTCGCGCTGGTCGATGGCATTGCGACGATCCACAATCCGCGCTATGAAATCCTGCCCGATCCCCACGCAGCATCCGGGGCGGGCGCCCGAACCGAAGGACGTACGGAACAGCCATGA
- a CDS encoding DUF3159 domain-containing protein translates to MSQHPDPASEPEQPGQQKPEQPSAEDIARNISRNAGIERGANGQIDVLKTMGGVRGLIESLAPGVVFLVVFTIGQNLNPALIASLAVALAFTIARLVRRGSLTQALTGLAGVAICAVFSRASGNAKDYYVPGFFTNIGYGAALITSILVRWPLMGLIFGFIRGGGIEWRKDPAAVRLYAYATWAVAAVFIARLAVQVPLYFADNVPALGAARLAMGVPLYAAGLWAAWMISRAAAPAPEKAGGSGPVAGA, encoded by the coding sequence ATGAGCCAGCACCCCGATCCCGCCTCCGAACCGGAGCAGCCCGGGCAGCAGAAGCCCGAGCAGCCTTCGGCCGAGGACATCGCCCGCAACATCTCCCGCAATGCGGGCATCGAACGCGGCGCCAACGGGCAGATCGACGTGCTCAAGACCATGGGCGGGGTGCGTGGACTCATCGAGTCGTTGGCCCCCGGGGTGGTCTTCCTCGTGGTGTTCACTATCGGCCAGAACCTGAATCCGGCGCTGATCGCCTCGCTGGCCGTCGCCCTGGCGTTCACCATCGCCCGGCTGGTGCGCCGCGGCTCGCTCACCCAGGCCCTGACCGGGCTGGCAGGCGTGGCGATCTGCGCCGTCTTCTCCCGTGCCTCGGGCAACGCCAAGGACTATTACGTGCCGGGATTCTTCACGAACATCGGTTACGGAGCGGCGCTGATCACCTCGATCCTGGTGCGCTGGCCGTTGATGGGCCTGATCTTCGGCTTCATCCGCGGCGGCGGCATCGAATGGCGCAAGGACCCGGCCGCGGTCCGTCTCTACGCGTACGCCACCTGGGCCGTGGCGGCAGTGTTCATCGCCCGGCTGGCGGTGCAGGTACCGCTGTACTTCGCCGATAACGTCCCGGCGCTCGGTGCGGCGCGGCTGGCCATGGGCGTTCCGCTGTATGCCGCCGGTTTGTGGGCGGCGTGGATGATTTCCCGCGCCGCGGCGCCGGCCCCCGAAAAGGCCGGGGGGTCCGGGCCGGTGGCCGGAGCGTAA
- a CDS encoding potassium channel family protein → MKVVIAGAGSVGCSIAKELLHNGHDVLLIDEKPEVVGRSGVQGARWLFGDACELSTLKEAKLQDVDVVVSATGDDKVNLVVSLLSKSEFGVGRTVGRVNNPKNDWMFDDSWGVDVAVSTPRLMTALVEEAVEIGDLVRLMTLQSGVVSIVEFTVPHDSPLIGRTLGAVAWPVDSTVVAILRDDSPITPSQDDVIEGGDELFFVTTIAAEAELRTVLRPHHQA, encoded by the coding sequence TCGGTGGGCTGCTCCATCGCCAAGGAACTGCTGCATAACGGCCACGACGTGCTGCTGATCGACGAGAAGCCCGAAGTAGTCGGCCGCTCGGGTGTTCAGGGTGCGCGCTGGCTCTTCGGCGACGCCTGCGAGCTGAGCACGCTGAAGGAGGCCAAGCTCCAGGACGTCGATGTCGTGGTGTCCGCCACCGGGGACGACAAGGTGAACCTGGTCGTCTCGCTGCTCTCGAAGTCCGAGTTCGGCGTCGGGCGCACCGTCGGACGGGTGAACAACCCGAAAAACGACTGGATGTTCGACGATTCCTGGGGCGTGGATGTGGCGGTGAGCACGCCGCGGCTGATGACTGCCTTGGTCGAGGAGGCCGTGGAGATCGGGGATCTGGTCCGGTTGATGACGCTGCAGTCCGGCGTCGTCTCGATCGTCGAATTCACCGTCCCGCACGATTCGCCGCTCATCGGGCGCACGCTCGGCGCCGTCGCCTGGCCGGTCGATTCCACGGTGGTGGCGATCCTGCGCGACGACTCCCCCATCACCCCGAGCCAGGACGATGTCATCGAAGGCGGCGACGAGCTGTTCTTCGTCACGACCATCGCCGCCGAGGCCGAACTGCGCACCGTGCTGCGCCCGCACCACCAGGCCTGA